Part of the Lotus japonicus ecotype B-129 chromosome 6, LjGifu_v1.2 genome, AGCCTGAAAAGGATAAGCATCATCATAAAAGTTATTTGGAGAGTGTTgcattgaagataaatgtcaaGGTAAATGTTATTTTCCTTCTGCAGCTTCAATCTGATGACCGTCATGATAGACATACGGTGATACTCTGAATGCATACCTTTTACTGTAGTGCATACCTTTTGCTTTATTGATTCTTTTGTTTTGTATAGAGTGGCACTTGCTGGTGATTTGACAGTTTGGGGCTGCTTGAATCTTTCTACATTAAAAAGCCAGAAAATAAGTTGGTTCTGTAAAAAATGACTAGCAACTTGCCGCAAAATAGGAATGGTAGAGTTTCAACCTTTAAATATAGTGTTATATCCTACGTTCTAACATAATTTtacatataattttaaattgtttGCTAGACCAACAATCAGTTTGATGAAGTGGTGATACAGTATGCACCTTCCAAGATAAAGGCTGCGATTCAAGAGATTGAGAAACAATTTGTGATTGGAATTCTTCCAGAATTCAACAATGGCTGCAATGTCATTTACAATAAGTTATTGTTATTGCTAGCTTAATTCTATCAGATAGTCTTGCAAACAAGCACGAACTGGGTCTAAGTTGGCAAACGCAATGGTTATCACTCTGAATCAAAAGATAAGGATCTCATCTCTTAAAATTACTACCAAAACATTAAGAGTTATTCAGATAAAGAGAATCAACCATCAATGTATAAATCCTGCGTATAAATATGGCATCATCCGCGATAATTAAGGCATATACAAATTTTCTAATCACCTAAACTGATTTAAGTGTCGAAACCTTTTTTTACATGTGACCCCCATAGTTCAAGAAAGGCTGAAAACTATTTGGATCATCCCCGATTACTATCCACACCATCCCCATTTGAGTAAAAATACAATTATACCcccaatattaaaaaaaaaccgaatcaattaaaaaaaacactacTCCCCCTACCATCTCCCTCTCTCATTCTCACGGTTTCTCTATTTTTCTCTCAAATAtcccaaatcaaaataaaaactctaGCCACCACCCTAGCCTCTGAAGATTCacgaagaaggagaaggaaggaaggaggaagaaggtGCTTAAAGAGTAAGGAGAaggaaggagaaagaagaagcaAAGGAACAAGAAAGAGGAAGAATGAGAAGTCAAACATAAAAAAAGGGTTAGTTCATGCTCATAATTTTCGTTTGCCTCTGTTAATTTTCGTTTGCAATTGTTGAATCTTGTCACGCTTTTGAACTACTGTCAACTTCCTCACTTCCCGATCTGGTTCAATCCGCAATTTAAATTGTGGTAGCTTCATGCTTACCGCACTTTAAATTGCGGTAGTGATATTCATTGTCTTTCCCTTGCTTCCCGATGTGGTTGATTGAATGTTTGATCGGCAATTTAAATTGCGGTAGGTTTATTCTTACCGCAATTGGTAATGATAGTAGCTGAGATGACGGGTAACCAAcatattataataatttaaaaaaagacACCTGAGTGTAATGAAATTGCATCAAGTCCTCCACCGGTGTGTATGCAGTTAAACTTCACCTATATCTGACCACGCCGCCGCCGATGCCCGAGTTCCGGTGGCGTCCTGATTCCGGTCAAAGTACCTCATCTCTCCTCACTCCATTCCAATTTTCTCTTCACCTCACATCGTTAAAACCCAATCCTCCTTCTTCTTTCTCTGTGCATCAAATTGGAGGAAGGAAACTTGAGAATTGAGACCATAAAATAGggtcaaaatcaattttcagggtttagggttttctgCAACAACCCCAACACCGGTGCTTGTCGTAATGGCCTCCAACGAAACCATCGCCAGTCTCTGAAGTAACTATTGTTGAGATGCTtgatggaggaagaagagaaggaagcaCATGAAGCTGCATTTGCAGTGGATCAAATGCAGGAATTGGAAGTTACCCCTGCATCAGCATCTAATTATTCTTAGTGATCTTTCTTTGCATTCCATTGTTCGCTATGAGGTAGCCTTTTATTTCTTATGTCATCcctatttgttgttgttgttgtttttttttcttcagattTTCAAGTTTGCTACCAATTAATTGCTTAGATAGATGAAGAACTAGGTGCTATTCAAATGATAATTTCACTCACTCTGTTATAGCTAGTTTTGCAGTATCAATAAATTTTGAGGATCATTTTTTACAACTTTTATAGCATCCAATATGGTTGATAAATATGTTACTAGATAGAGCCTTCACCATCAccttgttttattttatcttagAGATTAAATGCCGCCTTCTCTATCCGACAATTCATTGTAGATGCGTACCAAAAAACTGCACAACCATAGGACTACTTTATTCACATATAACATGCACGAACTCAAGCTACAAACACAAGATAAGTATGATCACAATCAACTTCGAAGTTCAAACAACAACACACACaagaaataaatataacaaTTGACTGTGGCCTTAGTTTCTTTCCCATCCAAACCTGCGTTTTGCACGTGCTAAATTGACTGCGATGAAGACCAGAAGTTTGTCTATCATCTCAAATACAAACTTGAAATATGCATGTCTCCAAGATCTCTTCAACACCAAGCTGCCACACACAGCCCAGAAGCCTGTAATGTACCCAATAGCTATGCTTGTATATAACCACAACCTTTCAGTCTTGTCATTATCTTCATCAGGTGCTGCATCTTCATGCTTTCTTTCATGCTCTCCATTTTCAGGAAGTGATGATGAGCAATCATTTGGCAATGGATCCCCACAAAGCTCTGGGTTGCCTGCATAAATTGATGGATCAGGGAAGGTCCCAAACTGATTACCAACTGGAATTTGACCCGAAAGGTTGTTGTATGACATGTTCAAATGGCTCAAGAAAGTCATGGAAGCCATGCTTGGAGGGATTGGACCCAAAAGACGGTTGTGTGAAAGGTCAAGACTTTCCAAACCTTTTAATGATCCCATGCTGTCCGGTATGTTCCCAGTTAGCTGATTCCAGGACAAGTTCAGGGCCCCCAAGTGTAATAACTGTGTTATATTCTCTGGTATCTCAcccaaaaaattattattagacAGATCAATGATGGACTGCACCGGCATTTGGTTCAAGTATTCATATATTCTTCCTTTCAAGACCAACTTTATGTGCCTTGTATACGGTACATAGCCAGAAAAGGTGAATGAATATATCAAATAAACAAAGTAAGTGCTGAAACCGTGTGCGTTACCCAAACATGTTGGAATAAATCCGGATAGATTGTTTTCCGCAAGATCCAACAAATGGAGAAGCGGTAGACGACATAGCTCTTCAGGAATGCTTCCTGTGAGTTTGTTGCCTCGTAATAGTAACTCTGCTAGTACAGGAAGGTTTTTTGTGATCTCATTTGGCATAGACCCAAAAAGCCTGTTGTTTCCTAGTGAGAGAGTTTTCAGACTAGTACAGTTTTGGAAAGCCGAAGACAATTCCACTGAGAGATTATTATTGCTCAATTCTAGGATAACAAGGGAAGGCAGTGAGCATATTGAAGTTGGAATTCCACCTGACAAACTATTGTTGGATAGATCAATGACTTGTAACCTCTGCAAACCCATCCAAAACACACGGATTTCTCCGGTTAAATAGTTGTTGGATAGATCAAGATAACTCAAATTTTGAATCCTATTTATGGATAGTGGAATGTTCCCATTCATGCGGTTATTTGAGAGATCCAATTCGGCCAAATGCGGCATCTTTTCACCGATATTGGCTGGTACTGTCCCGGACAGCAAGTTGTTCCTTAAATAGAGAGCACGCAGCCCAGACCAAAGTGGGATTGAGCCCCTCAATTCGTTGAAAGAAAAGTCAACCATAGGTGAATTTGAGGAAGAGAAGTTCATCTCTTTGGGAAGGTAACCACTTATTTTGTTGTGAGAAAGATCTAGCTGCGAAATTTTGGAGGATATGTTGTAAAGCCAATGGGGTATCTCCCCAGAAATTCCAGCATTTTCTAGGGTTAAATCATTCAAGGATATTTGGTTTCTGAGCCAGTTGGGAAATTTAGGGCCAACATGACACCCCCGAACTTTAACACTATACAAGTACTT contains:
- the LOC130722598 gene encoding receptor-like protein EIX2, with translation MANTKVVFGYFLILFLFVSTPFLVISLNVSTLCIEEERVALLKIRKDLKDPTNCVSSWVGKECCNWTGIECDNQTGHVLKLDLQNTHVCTNIMAWSPLTGKISPSLTYLKHLSHLDLSFNNFQGIPIPKFIGFLNSLRYLDLSSANFSGKVPSHLGNLSNLLYLDISTIFREIWVRDSSWLSALSSLQYLRMDSVNITSTPHELFQAVNMIPSLLELHVPSCNLRGLPPSFPFSNITSLSVLELSGNPFYSSIPSWLFNMSTLTELRLPSSSLGGPLPSMLGRWNLCKLQSLSLRKNDYLTGDITEFFEALSCSNRSLEWLDLSSNKLTGKLPHSLGQFNSISYLDLSSNSFSGPLTESIGNLSSLDSPNLEGSMVSGKVPEGIGQLTRLSSLNLLQNYWEGTMSDIHFQNLTNLFSFSVSSKNNSLALKLTHDWVPPFKYLYSVKVRGCHVGPKFPNWLRNQISLNDLTLENAGISGEIPHWLYNISSKISQLDLSHNKISGYLPKEMNFSSSNSPMVDFSFNELRGSIPLWSGLRALYLRNNLLSGTVPANIGEKMPHLAELDLSNNRMNGNIPLSINRIQNLSYLDLSNNYLTGEIRVFWMGLQRLQVIDLSNNSLSGGIPTSICSLPSLVILELSNNNLSVELSSAFQNCTSLKTLSLGNNRLFGSMPNEITKNLPVLAELLLRGNKLTGSIPEELCRLPLLHLLDLAENNLSGFIPTCLGNAHGFSTYFVYLIYSFTFSGYVPYTRHIKLVLKGRIYEYLNQMPVQSIIDLSNNNFLGEIPENITQLLHLGALNLSWNQLTGNIPDSMGSLKGLESLDLSHNRLLGPIPPSMASMTFLSHLNMSYNNLSGQIPVGNQFGTFPDPSIYAGNPELCGDPLPNDCSSSLPENGEHERKHEDAAPDEDNDKTERLWLYTSIAIGYITGFWAVCGSLVLKRSWRHAYFKFVFEMIDKLLVFIAVNLARAKRRFGWERN